The following proteins come from a genomic window of Salvia hispanica cultivar TCC Black 2014 chromosome 4, UniMelb_Shisp_WGS_1.0, whole genome shotgun sequence:
- the LOC125219772 gene encoding maltose excess protein 1-like, chloroplastic isoform X2, with product MLTMEDLLLLNCKLKLPIRSNPRSLGLFPRAQLHYRGVRSYELHLKKSILSGKSICGSRLEPVSAVSSDGAHSISREPLRVKKHKNIEEWDAATAKFAGAANLPFLLLQLPQIILNYRNLMAGNNSALLAVPWLGMLTGLLGNLSLLSYFIKKKESEAVAIQLLGVISIYVVILQLAIAEAMPLPHFVATSTVTAFGVIINSMKHFNLLNNGIWKSWEEFITIAGLSALPQVMWSTFVPIVPNTVFPGCIALFTALLVVSMARMGKLSKKGVNILGSVSGWTATLLFMWMPVAQMWTNVLNPENMKGLSAVTMLLAMIGNGLLIPRALLTRDLMWFTGSTWACIFYGWALIVLAGSCSWFQLLGFLVG from the exons ATGCTAACCATGGAGGATTTGCTATTGCTAAATTGTAAGTTAAAGCTGCCCATAAGATCTAATCCACGAAGCCTGGGGTTATTTCCACGTGCTCAACTACACTATCGAGGAGTCAGAAGCTATGAACTACACTTAAAGAAGAGTATCTTGTCAGGCAAATCCATCTGTGGCTCTAGGCTCGAACCAGTCTCTGCTGTAAGCTCAGACGGAGCACATTCCATAAGCCGG GAACCACTGCGTGTGAAGAAGCACAAGAACATTGAGGAATGGGACGCGGCCACAGCAAAATTCGCTGGAGCTGCAAATCTACCCTTTCTCTTACTGCAACTGCCTCAGATCATACTCAATTATCGGAATCTGATGGCAGGGAATAACTCCGCACTTTTGGCTGTTCCATGGCTG GGTATGCTTACTGGATTGCTTGGGAATCTCTCTTTGCTCTCgtattttatcaagaagaAGGAAAGTGAAGCCGTGGCGATCCAGTTGCTAGGAGTCATATCCATATACGTGGTGATCTTGCAACTTGCTATAGCTGAAGCTATGCCTCTTCCTCATTTTGTGGCCACTTCGACTGTGACAGCATTCGGTGTGATTATAAATTCGATGAAACACTTCAATTTGCTTAACAATGGAATCTGGAAATCTTGGGAAGAGTTCATAACCATAGCAGGGCTATCGGCACTTCCACAA GTCATGTGGTCTACTTTCGTCCCAATCGTTCCAAACACTGTATTCCCAGGCTGCATTGCCCTTTTCACTGCATTGCTCGTCGTTTCTATG GCGCGCATGGGGAAACTGTCGAAGAAAGGTGTAAACATTCTCGGATCAGTATCCGGTTGGACAGCCACTCTTCTCTTCATGTGGATGCCTGTTGCACAAATG TGGACAAATGTTCTGAATCCCGAAAACATGAAAGGTCTGTCAGCCGTGACAATGTTGCTGGCCATGATTGGCAATGGCCTGCTGATCCCACGAGCACTACTTACTCGGGATTTAATGTG GTTCACTGGTTCGACATGGGCGTGTATTTTCTACGGATGGG CTTTAATAGTATTAGCTGGGAGTTGTTCTTGGTTTCAACTCTTGGGTTTCTTGGTTGGATAG
- the LOC125222372 gene encoding alcohol dehydrogenase 3, whose translation MATVGKVIKCKAAVAWEAGKPLVIEEVEVAPPQKMEVRIKILYTSLCHTDVYFWEAKSQDSVFPRILGHEAAGVVESVGEGVTEVAPGDHVLPVFTGECGDCAHCKSAESNMCSLLRINTERAVMINDQKSRFSINGKPVYHFLGTSTFSEYTVLHVGCLAKINPQAPLDKVCVLSCGISTGLGATLNVAKPFKGSSVAVFGLGAVGLGAAEGARLAGASRVIGVDLNPARFEEAKKFGVTEFVNPKDYNKPVQEVIAEMTDGGVDRSVECTGNINAMISAFECVHDGWGVAVLVGVPHKEAVFKTHPVNFLNERTLKGTFFGNYKPRSDLPSVVEMYMNKELEVDKFITHTVPFAEINKAFELMLKGEGLRCVIRME comes from the exons ATGGCTACTGTGGGTAAAGTCATCAAGTGTAAAG CTGCTGTTGCATGGGAGGCTGGGAAGCCGCTGGTGATtgaggaggtggaggtggcGCCGCCGCAGAAAATGGAGGTCCGGATTAAGATTCTCTACACCTCTCTCTGCCACACCGATGTCTACTTCTGGGAAGCCAAG TCTCAAGATTCAGTCTTTCCTCGGATTCTGGGACATGAGGCAGCAGG GGTTGTGGAGAGCGTGGGAGAGGGCGTGACGGAGGTGGCACCGGGCGATCACGTGCTCCCTGTGTTCACCGGAGAATGTGGAGACTGTGCTCACTGCAAATCCGCCGAGAGCAACATGTGCAGCCTTCTCCGAATCAATACCGAGAGGGCAGTCATGATCAATGATCAGAAATCAAGATTTTCCATCAATGGGAAACCTGTTTACCATTTCCTTGGCACATCCACATTCAGTGAGTACACCGTGCTCCACGTTGGGTGTTTGGCCAAGATCAACCCCCAAGCCCCTCTCGACAAAGTCTGTGTCCTCAGCTGTGGCATCTCCACAG GGCTTGGTGCTACTTTGAATGTTGCAAAACCCTTCAAGGGCTCTTCTGTTGCTGTTTTTGGGCTTGGTGCAGTTGGACTTGGT GCTGCAGAAGGAGCAAGACTGGCTGGTGCTTCTAGAGTGATTGGTGTGGACTTGAATCCTGCTAGGTTTGAAGAAG CTAAGAAGTTTGGTGTGACTGAGTTTGTGAACCCTAAAGACTACAACAAGCCAGTCCaagag GTGATTGCTGAGATGACTGATGGAGGCGTGGACCGGAGTGTTGAGTGCACCGGAAACATCAATGCCATGATCTCAGCCTTTGAATGTGTCCATGAT GGATGGGGAGTGGCGGTTCTTGTTGGAGTGCCTCACAAGGAGGCTGTGTTCAAGACTCATCCAGTGAACTTCTTGAATGAGAGGACTCTCAAGGGGACTTTCTTTGGGAACTACAAGCCTCGTTCCGATCTTCCATCTGTTGTGGAGATGTACATGAACAAG GAGCTGGAAGTGGACAAGTTCATAACTCACACAGTGCCATTTGCAGAGATCAACAAGGCCTTTGAGCTGATGCTTAAAGGGGAGGGGCTTCGTTGTGTTATTCGAATGGAATGA
- the LOC125219772 gene encoding maltose excess protein 1-like, chloroplastic isoform X1, with translation MLTMEDLLLLNCKLKLPIRSNPRSLGLFPRAQLHYRGVRSYELHLKKSILSGKSICGSRLEPVSAVSSDGAHSISREPLRVKKHKNIEEWDAATAKFAGAANLPFLLLQLPQIILNYRNLMAGNNSALLAVPWLGMLTGLLGNLSLLSYFIKKKESEAVAIQLLGVISIYVVILQLAIAEAMPLPHFVATSTVTAFGVIINSMKHFNLLNNGIWKSWEEFITIAGLSALPQVMWSTFVPIVPNTVFPGCIALFTALLVVSMARMGKLSKKGVNILGSVSGWTATLLFMWMPVAQMWTNVLNPENMKGLSAVTMLLAMIGNGLLIPRALLTRDLMWFTGSTWACIFYGWGNLVCLYCFNSISWELFLVSTLGFLGWIGITLWRDAKVHGHHSSFTSLKLLIFGH, from the exons ATGCTAACCATGGAGGATTTGCTATTGCTAAATTGTAAGTTAAAGCTGCCCATAAGATCTAATCCACGAAGCCTGGGGTTATTTCCACGTGCTCAACTACACTATCGAGGAGTCAGAAGCTATGAACTACACTTAAAGAAGAGTATCTTGTCAGGCAAATCCATCTGTGGCTCTAGGCTCGAACCAGTCTCTGCTGTAAGCTCAGACGGAGCACATTCCATAAGCCGG GAACCACTGCGTGTGAAGAAGCACAAGAACATTGAGGAATGGGACGCGGCCACAGCAAAATTCGCTGGAGCTGCAAATCTACCCTTTCTCTTACTGCAACTGCCTCAGATCATACTCAATTATCGGAATCTGATGGCAGGGAATAACTCCGCACTTTTGGCTGTTCCATGGCTG GGTATGCTTACTGGATTGCTTGGGAATCTCTCTTTGCTCTCgtattttatcaagaagaAGGAAAGTGAAGCCGTGGCGATCCAGTTGCTAGGAGTCATATCCATATACGTGGTGATCTTGCAACTTGCTATAGCTGAAGCTATGCCTCTTCCTCATTTTGTGGCCACTTCGACTGTGACAGCATTCGGTGTGATTATAAATTCGATGAAACACTTCAATTTGCTTAACAATGGAATCTGGAAATCTTGGGAAGAGTTCATAACCATAGCAGGGCTATCGGCACTTCCACAA GTCATGTGGTCTACTTTCGTCCCAATCGTTCCAAACACTGTATTCCCAGGCTGCATTGCCCTTTTCACTGCATTGCTCGTCGTTTCTATG GCGCGCATGGGGAAACTGTCGAAGAAAGGTGTAAACATTCTCGGATCAGTATCCGGTTGGACAGCCACTCTTCTCTTCATGTGGATGCCTGTTGCACAAATG TGGACAAATGTTCTGAATCCCGAAAACATGAAAGGTCTGTCAGCCGTGACAATGTTGCTGGCCATGATTGGCAATGGCCTGCTGATCCCACGAGCACTACTTACTCGGGATTTAATGTG GTTCACTGGTTCGACATGGGCGTGTATTTTCTACGGATGGGGTAACCTCGTGTGCTTGTACTG CTTTAATAGTATTAGCTGGGAGTTGTTCTTGGTTTCAACTCTTGGGTTTCTTGGTTGGATAG GAATTACTTTGTGGAGAGATGCTAAAGTGCATGGACACCACTCATCCTTCACTTCTTTAAAGCTTCTCATTTTTGGACATTGA